From a single Nicotiana tabacum cultivar K326 chromosome 8, ASM71507v2, whole genome shotgun sequence genomic region:
- the LOC107829551 gene encoding nuclear transport factor 2-like isoform X8 gives MAAVAAAAQPVSAQVVANAFVQQYYHILHHSPGLVFRFYQDISKLGRPEDDGSMGITTTMQAINDKILSLNYGDFRAEIKSVDAQESFNGGVHVLVTGYLTGKDNLILNFCQTFFLAPQDRGYFVLNDMFRYVENVSQHDAVQVPVTDVEAPVTPQQNPPPVQENHIPEQSTPPVEEADVGEVYNPPENGDVPIVEEEVPVSEVVDEVQDGSEVVVESDTKTGEVPKKSYASIVMHLKESAATFSPPPAPSRKPMAKRVEQVNQPAATATDGPVSSSDSVDNMNDPEGEADGYSVYIKGLPMSATVALLADEFKKFGPIKNGGIQVRSNRGFCFGFVEFEVESAVQKAIEASPVLIGGRQAVVEEKRSTNSRGNTRGRFQSGRGAGFRNDGGRGRGNYGGGRGYGRDDFNGRNEFNNRGGSRGGLSNRGGEGYRRTDNTGGRMNRGGGVPNGTAKAAPRYSATA, from the exons ATGGcggcagtagcagcagcagcacaaccagtttctgctcaagtt GTGGCTAATGCATTTGTGCAGCAATACTATCATATATTGCACCATTCGCCTGGGCTTGTATTTAGGTTTTATCAGGATATAAGCAAGCTTGGACGCCCTGAAGATGATGGCTCCATGGGCATCACTACCACAATGCAA GCAATCAATGACAAGATACTCTCACTTAACTATGGAGACTTCAGAGCAGAGATTAAGTCTGTGGATGCCCAAGAATCATTCAATGGCGGGGTGCATGTCCTTGTGACTGGATATTTAACTGGGAAAGACAACTTGATCCTAAATTTCTGTCAAACTTTCTTCCTAGCACCGCAAGATAGAGGGTACTTTGTCTTGAATGATATGTTTCGATACGTAGAGAATGTCAGTCAGCATGATGCAGTCCAGGTTCCAGTAACTGATGTTGAGGCTCCTGTCACGCCACAGCAAA ATCCACCTCCAGTACAGGAGAATCACATTCCTGAGCAAAGCACACCTCCAGTGGAGGAAGCTGATGTGGGAGAAGTTTACAACCCACCTGAGAATGGTGATGTGCCTATTGTTGAAGAGGAAGTGCCTGTGTCTGAGGTTGTTGATGAAGTCCAAGATGGCTCTGAAGTGGTAGTTGAATCTGACACCAAAACTGGGGAAGTTCCTAAGAAGTCATATGCTTCAATT GTCATGCATCTCAAGGAAAGCGCTGCTACTTTCTCCCCTCCTCCAGCACCTTCTAGGAAGCCTATGGCAAAGAGGGTTGAGCAAGTGAATCAACCAGCCGCAACAGCAACTGATGGCCCAGTTTCCAGCTCAGATAGTGTTGATAACATGAATGACCCAGAAGGAGAAG CTGATGGCTACTCAGTCTACATAAAAGGCTTGCCTATGAGTGCGACTGTGGCCTTACTTGCAGATGAGTTCAAGAAGTTTGGGCCTATCAAAAATGGAGGCATTCAAGTCAGAAGTAACAGG GGGTTTTGTTTTGGATTTGTGGAATTTGAAGTGGAGAGTGCTGTGCAAAAAGCAATCGAG GCTTCTCCAGTTCTAATCGGTGGACGGCAAGCTGTGGTCGAGGAGAAGAGGTCTACTAATTCCCGAG GTAACACCAGAGGTAGGTTTCAATCTGGAAGGGGTGCTGGATTCAGGAACGATGGTGGAAGAGGACGAGGAAATTATGGAGGTGGCAGGGGTTATGGTCGAGATGATTTCAATGGAAGAAATGAGTTCAACAATAGGGGTGGCAGTCGTGGGGGGTTATCAAACCGCGGAGGGGAAGGATATCGGCGAACTGACAACACAGGTGGGCGAATGAATCGTGGTGGTGGGGTGCCTAATGGAACAGCTAAAGCGGCACCGCGCTATTCTGCTACAGCTTGA